The segment TTCTGTCCAACATCGGGCTGGAAGCCGGGACGCTCTTGGCCGTGGCGGCCACGGGCGCGCTTTGTTATGCTCTGGCCAGACCGATTCCGGGCAAGGGCATCGGCATTCCGGTCTTGCTGCCGCCTTTGGGAGCGGCTTTGGCTGCACTGCTGATGGCACCGCCCGAGGTCAGCCCTCAGGTGGCCTACATCGCGGGGAGTATCGGTACATTGCTGGGAGCGGACGTGTTGCATCTGGTGACCCCCAAGACCAAGGCCCTGCTCGACGCGCCCATGCTTTCCATTGGTGGAGCAGGCACTTTTGACGGAATTTTTCTGACGGGTATCATTGCCGTGCTGCTGGCCTAAACAGCGTTTTGTTTTCAGGCTGACCAACAAAGGCTGTTGTCGAACGGCCCCGCGGACAGAAGAGGATATTACTATGAACGAATCCTATGCCCCTTTCACCTTGGCCGTATCTCTGGATCTCCAACTGGATGCCGGAGAAACCATCATCGCTGCCCCGGCTGGGGCGCTGGTTCCGAATCCGGGGCTCATGGCACCGGATGGCTTGCCTGAACTGCCTGCGGGCGCGCATATCGGGCAGGAGGAATGCCCCGGCGATTTGCTGGTGGAATCCGCCCTGTGGTTGCCGCCCAGCGGTCCGGCGGACCCGGCCCGGCGTGGACTGCTGTTGCGTGCACTGACCCCCGTGGAATTTCCTGCCGGGAGCATGGACGCCATTGCCAAGCGCCAGGGCATGGCCGTGGCCGTGGTCATCCTGAGTGATAAGGGCTCGCGTGGCGAGCGCAAGGACGAATGCGCTCCGCTCATCCATTCCCTCCTGAACGGCAAGCTCGATATCTGTCATTCTCGGGACTGGATCATCCCTGACGATCCTGCGACCCTGAAGGCCCTGCTCACGGATTTGTGCCTGACCCAGCGCTATGACTTGGTGCTGACCAGCGGCGGTACGGGAGTGGCGCCCCGTGATCTGACCCCGGAGGCAACGCTGGCGGTCATCGAGAAACGTCTGCCCGGTTATGAGCGGGCCATGACTGCCGCAAGCTTGACCAAGACCCCGCATGGGGCCATTTCCAGAGCGGTTGCAGGAACCCTGGGCGGCTCGCTGATAGTCAACCTGCCCGGCAGCCCCAAGGCTGTGGCAGAAAATCTGGAGCCGTTGGTGCCCACCCTGAACCATACCATCATGAAACTTCAGGGCGATCCCACCGACTGTGCATTGATCAAGTGATTGATATGGCCCGGAAGGGGCCATCAAAAGGAAGGAAAAAACGAGGGGCGCTGAGAAAGCGCCCCTTTTCAATGCCGTGGTCCATGCGTTGGTCTAGAATTGTGCCCCGATGATTCCTGCCACCTCGAGAGCCACGGGTGCCAGCTCCTGCTCCGCCCGTTCCTCGGGCCATTCCGAAAGCTTGGCGGAGATGTACACGGCGGCCAGAGGTGTGCCCTGTGCATTGATGACAGGGGCAGAGACTGCGATCTCGCCAGCCAGGAATTCCTGGCTGGAAACGCAGTAGCCCTTCTCGCGGACCCGCTCCACAAGCGTCATGTTGGCCTCGGTGCCGAGCACGGTGTGCGGGGTGATGGGATTGTGCTCCGAGCGGTCCATGATATCGAGCACATCCTTGTCGTCCATGTGGGCAAGGATGGCGCGCGCACCGCAAAAGGCCGGGATGCGCCGGCCCGGAAGGGTACTCTCGAACAACAGGAAACGTTGTGGCAGCCGGACCAGATAGATGAGGTCCAGGCCATCGAGAGTGCCCAGATACATGGAGTTGCCGGTGCGCTCTCGTGCTTCGAGCAGAAATGGGGTGGCGATCTCCACCAGCCGGTTGCCCCTGAGGAAATTGTAGCCCAGCGTCATGACGCGCGGGGTCAGGGTGAAGCGCTTGGTGGTCTGGTCCTTGGAGAGGTAGCCCAATTGCTCCCATGTATGAAGGAATCGCTGGACCGCGCTGCGATTCAGGCCGGTGATTTCCGTGATCTCTGTCAGGCCGAGGCTTTTGCGGTTGCCGTGAAAGGCTTCGAGAATGCACATCCCCCTGTCCAGTGAGGCCACAAACAGCGCGTCGTTCCGTTTCTTGATATCTTGTGCCATGCCTCTCTCTTGGGTTTCATGTCCGTGGCCCGTCCTAATCATCTTGGCAATTCTATACTGTTTTACCCAAAATTTCATCCCCATTGCGCATCATTCGTTGCTTGACATTTGTAGCTGAGCGGATAGATTGCTGATAAATACAAAGTATTGTAATG is part of the Desulfovibrio ferrophilus genome and harbors:
- a CDS encoding MogA/MoaB family molybdenum cofactor biosynthesis protein translates to MNESYAPFTLAVSLDLQLDAGETIIAAPAGALVPNPGLMAPDGLPELPAGAHIGQEECPGDLLVESALWLPPSGPADPARRGLLLRALTPVEFPAGSMDAIAKRQGMAVAVVILSDKGSRGERKDECAPLIHSLLNGKLDICHSRDWIIPDDPATLKALLTDLCLTQRYDLVLTSGGTGVAPRDLTPEATLAVIEKRLPGYERAMTAASLTKTPHGAISRAVAGTLGGSLIVNLPGSPKAVAENLEPLVPTLNHTIMKLQGDPTDCALIK
- a CDS encoding IclR family transcriptional regulator, which codes for MAQDIKKRNDALFVASLDRGMCILEAFHGNRKSLGLTEITEITGLNRSAVQRFLHTWEQLGYLSKDQTTKRFTLTPRVMTLGYNFLRGNRLVEIATPFLLEARERTGNSMYLGTLDGLDLIYLVRLPQRFLLFESTLPGRRIPAFCGARAILAHMDDKDVLDIMDRSEHNPITPHTVLGTEANMTLVERVREKGYCVSSQEFLAGEIAVSAPVINAQGTPLAAVYISAKLSEWPEERAEQELAPVALEVAGIIGAQF